The following nucleotide sequence is from Synchiropus splendidus isolate RoL2022-P1 chromosome 1, RoL_Sspl_1.0, whole genome shotgun sequence.
CCAAAAATCTGAATAGCTGTTAAAGAactcagcaaacacaactagAGTCTTGTCATAAACAACACAATTATGGTGAATGACAAAAGCAATGTTTTACAATGAAATAGGCATTTCAGAGAACACCACAGTAAACCTCTTTCTCATTTTGCCATTTCCATTCACAGTAGGGATGCGCCAAAGTGAAAATTCTTAGCAGAAACTGGAAACCAAGTAACCAAGGCTGAAAACCCAAAGGACTATTAAGCCAATTATTGGCACCACTGCATTCATTACGGACAAGACAGAGTGCAGATATCATTAAACAAGCCATTGAAATTGCATAAATTAGTAACTTTAAATAAAGAATCAAGTCAtatgaaaatatacatttactACTAACATTTTGACAAtacacaatataaaataaaattaaatcaaaaaCAAAGCGTTTGTTGTCAAACTGTGCCCCACTCATGAATGAGATACAGGCTAATAACAGACCCGCCAGCTGAAAGACAGTATTATTAAACATGTCCTCAAAATGCATTCAGAAAAAGTGCAACTGATGAACGATAAGAACATTTTCTCTGCCAAAAACACGATTGTtgatcaaaacaaaaactacCAAATACGTTAAGGGTAGGCATATCAGACAAAAAGGTAACACGGGATATTGGGGGTTCATCAGTCACGACGAAGAGCAAAAGATCAAAGTAGAGCACATTGAAATGCTTGTTGACAgactctgaatgtacttcaTACTGTTTTCATTCCATGGCCCGTCTCAACCTCTTTGCTCGGAAGGCATTATACTGCGGCAATGAAAGGAATAATGTCAGCTACAGATACATCAGTGGAGAGAAAAAGAGATAATGTTGTCTATGAAGACCCACTGCTGACATGAAAGACCGCAGCTCATGAACTGTGCTGCGGTCAAGACTTGCTATCATGCATAGAGGCTTCCAGCATGTACCAAGTGCGACATAGAGAAACACTTTGCAGATGCAGCCTCTTGTCAGCAATACACATCTTACAAAACGGCATTCGTTGGTCTCTCAGATGCATTAATACCTCTAAACCACAGTTGGCGAATCCAGATCATCTCATGCAGGCcacacattttgtttgaatgatcaaaacattctgtttcagccgtGCTGTTTTGGCGAGAAAAGCAGCCATATTCAAATGAAGCAACCATATTCAGTGAAGGATACAGTCATGAGAAGTCCACCAAAGAGGAACATGAAGACAAAGTCAGCTGTACGTCCCCGGAAAGATCCCTCTTCAAGCATGCGACAGTATCTATACCTGTGAAATTACAGTCAAGGGAACATACCCAAGGGCATTTttgcattttgtcatgtttagaCAGAAACTGAGAGTGAAAGGATACAAAAATATCATATTGAAGAGAAAATTGAAGCCAACAGGCCCAAAAAACAGGAAGTTTGTTATGAGTCGCCATACCTGTAGAAACACAAGAAACATTAGCATAGCATTGGGCACCAACaatgtatatatattcaatatatattcaatataaaatataaaaataacagcAACGCATATCTGCCATGGCAACAAGAACGGGCTGAATCTTACCTGGTAATTCTTTATTATTAAATCTGGATTGAAGTATAGCTGAAATGGAGTGATAATTTCTAGTtgctggaaagaaaaaaataaaataaaattactcCATCATTCAAAAATATTGTTGGCCAAAAACAAATGATCCTGGATATCTAACATATCTAGTTTAATAACCTAATCTATTTTTGTACATGTTCCtcaatgaaaatatgatttgATGGTATGATTTGGCGGGTCACCATAACTCCTGAACTTCTAGTTTTCTGGTTGAGACTAGAAGGTGTAGCATCAGTAAAGTTTGGGGGAAACAGAGGGAGGACAGAATCCTAAACAAGTCTTAACGGCAGACAGTGGACATATTGGGTGAAGAATGTTGAGAGAGATGAGGTGAAGGGACCAAGGGAGGATGGCCACGTTCATGGGTCTGGTAAAGAAGGTCAGTGAAAAGGACAGGTGTGACAAGGGGAGATGCGCGTCATAGGTTCAGGCGCAGGGAGCTGACTTGCAACCGCAACCTTCGATGGGAAATGACAGAAGTACTTCaacgtggaaaaaaaataaaacatgctgTCAATGTTAAATATGCTAACCGTTTTTCTTCTTCGAGACATAGAGTTATATTCGCACTCAGCCACCCACGTAATCCAACATTTtgactaaaaaataaaataaccataGGACCACGCATACAACCGTTTTCAGACACGTCTCTTTTCGGTGCTAGCGTTGCAGCTAAACACGGGGCTAGCAAAGAAGAAAGCCCCTTCCTCACTCACGAATCCATTTCAACCCGGTCCTGACCCACATGACGACCACACGAAGGTTGCTTCTTACCACGGCAGCGGTTGTAAGGACACACGCGGTGGTGTACGCTCTGGTCACTACAGGAATCTGTAAATATTCCTGTTGTAATGTTTGATAAGCCATTTTGGATGCGCTCAAAGCTTCCGGCACTTTTCTGACACGTCACTAAACGTGgtggcaggtcatgtgactcgtgACATCAGCAAGCGCCAACGTGAAAATGACGCGTCCATAAAACGCCAACTAGCAGTCGTGGTAGTTCtacaagaaataataataataataataataataataataatgataataataataatagcaacaacaacaacaacaacaacaacaacaacaacaataataataataacgtcaTTACAATGATgattatattattaaaataaatagaataaatatagTAACATCTCCGATGATGAAGAGCCTTGTGTAGCAATTGAAAGAGGGTTTCTCTAGAGGGTGAATGGACTGTCCTCGAAAGGTCCGCTCTCCCAGGGGTGAAAAGCTGAAGCTGCACCAGAGAGACTGGACTGCTGCATAAAGAAATGCCATTTGAGGCGGGCCAGCTCTGGACATGTCCATGGAAGGTGGACATGTGTGAGTGATTATGTCCCTGTTATTGACTTGACCTTATTATTTTAGTTGCTGCCCCCTCAACCTGGACATTACTCAATTTGACCAAAGGTCTATTAAGATTAAGTTAGATTATACAGCATGTTAATTGGAATTTCAAATAGATCTGTCGCAGTGATCTGTCTGGACTCAGGGTCCTCTTTAAGGGCCACATGGGCAGAACATCCCACCAGGGAGGCCTACGGCAGAGTGGGTGTCTTGACAAATCGTTTTTTAGGTCGATTTAACAGTAGATGGGGGTGAGAACATAGATGGTGAagactgatgtttttttctcaatCATGAGCAAGACCATATTTGCATACTTGTACTCCACCACATTCATCCATTTTAAACCAGAAtttatagtcttttttttttaactcatcgAACTTATACCAACGCACAGAGGTATATTATAACTTCTCTCATGTATTCAAACAAAATGATTcaaaattataaaatataattcTTCTGCATAAAGTACATTGCCTTAAAAGTATGCATCATGGTTGTGGGAACTTTCTCTTCTTTCACCTCCGTcagtttcactctgatgaaTTTCCCCTCTTTCCTGCCTTTGTGTGCCTCAATGATTTTGTGAAGCATTTTGTGATACGTGATGATTCATCCAGACGTGCCCCGATTCCTCTCAAAccccttgatttttttttctcgtgtTACATAAAGATATCAAGCTCACTCAGATGTGCTGTCGCAAGGAACTCTCAGATAACCCTAAAGTGTGGTGACAACAACATGAAAGCGTTTTGGCACTTTTTGTTGTGGATGCCTGCACGCTTCAAGTGAGAATATGGagatatatttttctttatgaACTCTTGCTGGATTAGATTGATCCAAGCTCTGTgacgcacatacacacaaagGTATAAGAAAACAGATGATCAACATGAGTAGCAACCTATTTTATGTGCAGTCCTACTAAGGCTGTCCCTCTGTTGGCCTGACTCATATGAAGCAACAGAATGAAgggaaataatcattaatagGTCACAGAAAAGTCAAGAGAGAAGTCAGAGCATTTGCTAGAATTTTTTTTACTCACAGTCAAATTTCAGCTTTTCAAGTCATGTCACAGTATCTGGAAGGAAAGACCCTTTTTCATATTGAAGAAAACAACCCATGATCAAGGTGGGATATCCAGTTGTCTCAAACTCGAGTTGCATCAATCCCATCTGTGTTTGCTTCATACAAACTAGTTTCGACTAAGCTTTCAGCATATGTTTTGTTTACTTTCATATGGCATACAAAAAAAGGATTTCATTCCGTTTTTTTATATGGAACTTGTGCTTGCAGCTTTCCCCTCTATTGTTTGACACCAACTCCTTTTGAAGTGTGACAGACTCTTTTGTCAGGCTGATCCTGTCCTCTTCTTTACCCTTCCAGAAGCTCTTTTGGTCTTTTGTCAGTCTGTATACCGCAGTCCTcgtctcctctgctctccgTCTGTTCTCCCCTCTGCTGTCTCTCACGctacttcagcagcagctggatttGTATTCATCAATCTGTCAACCATCCAGAGTTCATAGTCAACAATCTCCTCACAAGGTTGTTTGCAGGAAGCATTTTGCCCTTCTCAAGGGGCTTGACCTCCAGGTGGTGTTGAAGAAGAGAAGGGCACAACACTTCCATTTGATGAATTGAGCAATTCATTTCTCCTGTCTGGTAGCATTAAACGCTGCTGCCCTACTATCACAAATAATTGGAAATACTGTATATTGCCCATTTGTAACGTAAACATGAATCACAATTTAAAGGCGCAATCATCAAAATCACATCAGGAATGAAACAACTACAAAAGTGCTCTGAGCTCTGTCAAGCTGCTCATGTTCTACTCAATATTATTTCCCTACCCAGATTGACAAAACTATTGGATCaattttctgtgtttttgtgataTTATCATGTTATTTTCCAATATCATCACATTATTTTGGGATACTGATCATACTATTGAATGACATTGGGTGTGTTCGAGCAGCGCCTGAGTCAGTGGTGGTCTTTTGCTCAAAACGCCCTCATAagcaaaacagcaacaaaaaacaatatatcCAGCATTTATCATCATTCATTACTTTTCAAGTAAATactcatttgttcttttttttagatCTATGTTTTCAATTTGTATTCTTGTGAtactcatatttatttttgtctgtaaaaaaGCAATAATTGTATTTGTAAAAATATCTaggaaaaaaagtgactttaTCTTATATTGATTTACCCATAGCTTCTATTCACCACTTAGAAAGATTGTACTTGTCCTGAGAATctttaaaatgtacataaaaagCAAAGAATATATGTAATGAAACAAGACATTTACATAATATAATATcatggtgtaattacactttccTATTTTATGATACAGAAGTCGAAAAGTGTAAGTTACTTTTAATGATCTTCTACTTCCGACTGAAGATTGAGCGCATTGCTGCTTACTATCAACAGAGAGTGACCAATCACCTGAAGCGTTCTGGAAAAAGATCAGTTCCTTGTACCATTATTGgcattttcttaaaaaaaattgcattgAAAATTGTTTCTTATTTTTGAGTTTTTCTGCTTGCAAAAAGAgtgacggacggacagacagatggaagcCATACACCCTCCTTGGTAACCTGAGGGTTCCACaggcgtgtgtgcatgtgtgtgtgtgtgtgtgtgtgagtgtgtgtgtgtgtgtgtgtgtgtgtgtgtgtgtgcgtgtgtgtgtgagtgtgagtgtgggtGCCTCTCGATTGATGGGCACCACACCGCAGCGTTCCAGTCCTCTTTCTACCTCTGACTTCAAAGCCATTAAGTGATTAGCCAGCGACTCCCTCAGAAACACTCGAGTATCTAATGATCCTTCATTCAGACAGCAGAGCTACACTCAGACACTGATGACGGGGCAGGTGGTGTACAAAACAAGTTGACTAGACGCTGTGTTTCAGCGAGTAGCCGGTAGAGGGCGCTGTAAGTCGCGGCAACTGGTCACGTGCGCTGCACCGCAGACACTGAGGTACAGCCGGACAAAAGGACGGACATTTTTTTCTACACTTTTCTTtctgtgtctttgttgtttACCTGGTCCTACAATGcttccaagtcattttttttaggtAAAGGCCTAGTTTAACTTCTTTTGCGGATCATTTTTATCCGTTTACTCATGTGTCATGTTGTTTGCATGGTCCATCAAAGCAAGACTGTTTTCAAGttgtttgtatgtatttttgtcttgctatcattttttttttgatgaggGTATGATTTCTGACCATTTTCCACTTTCTCACAAACGTTTACttgcactttaaaaaaatattggacTGCACAATATTCCTTTTTTGTTAACCTTAAAaaggtttatttgttgtttctgtATGAAACACTCGAGTATCTAATGATCCTTCATTCAGACAGCAGATCATtttcatgcatttcattttcccACAATTTATTCTTGAATTGGAATTTTCTTGGCCCATGTTTGCAGGTTATTCACTAAATATATATGTGCAACAAGGATCATTGTGACTGAACCAAGGATaagtggaaacatttttaaagaaaaaaaaaggaaaaaaatgcagaggtcaaaggtgaaaaaAGAACACCCTGAAAGTCACTTGGGAATGTAAGACAGTGGAACAGAAGGTCTGAAGGAAACTGTGGGACCATTTGGAGTGACAGGATGAGGACGGGAATCCTGAGTGATTGAGGTATCTTAAGCATTCTGGCCCTGCCACAGCCAATACAAGCAACAGGGGGAGAGGATTCCAGAAGGACAAAACCAGAATAGCAAGGTCAAAGACACTGTGATGGCCACACACTGATCCTTCATGCTGAGTCCCTGTTGAAAAGCAATATAAAGGAAGTGAACATGACAGAAATCTGAAAGCCAATTCAATCtctaaatggacattttttttagcaacattttgttttctgtaatCACCATATCTCTCTGTTGTCAGTATCCTATATCAGTCAGGAGAAAGGAGGTTCAGACATAATTCAATGTGctagggctttttttttttaatcgaactTTCACAGTCTTACATGAACTGCTGTGACTGGAATTAAACATGTAAACACATCCGAACCTGACCAGGAGATATCAGATTGATGTCTCTTTTGCCTGTTATTTGTTCTGATGGAATTACATCAAAATCAAACCCGACTTTGATAAAGATAGGTACAATTTACCTATGACTAAAAACATTTACACTTACACATTATCAGAGATAATcctgccacaaaaaaaaacaaaaaaacaaacaaacaaaaaaacagccaaaTTGCATAACATCGTGGGTCTAAGCTCAACAGTCAAACCAGATTTTAAATGCCTTCTTGGTAATGTCGTATGAGCCTGGTAATCTGGCTCTGCTGAGCCCTCCCTGGCATCTATCACGTTTCC
It contains:
- the derl2 gene encoding derlin-2 isoform X1, giving the protein MAYQTLQQEYLQIPVVTRAYTTACVLTTAAVQLEIITPFQLYFNPDLIIKNYQVRFSPFLLPWQICVAVIFIFYIEYILNIYTLLVPNAMLMFLVFLQVWRLITNFLFFGPVGFNFLFNMIFLYRYCRMLEEGSFRGRTADFVFMFLFGGLLMTIFGTFVSLVFLGQAFTIMLVYIWSRRNPNVRMNFFGLLNFQAPFLPWVLMGFSLLLGNSIIVDLLGIAVGHVYYFLEDVFPNQPGGGRWLKTPSIIKMLFDTPEEDPNYNPLPEERPGGFAWGEGQRLDG